A genomic stretch from Telopea speciosissima isolate NSW1024214 ecotype Mountain lineage chromosome 7, Tspe_v1, whole genome shotgun sequence includes:
- the LOC122667572 gene encoding ER membrane protein complex subunit 7 homolog isoform X1, with protein MEGFKQLTCISILLQLFFNLLPSAIAVSSGPTEGYTINGRVKAEGMGATGFSLAAKKSNAKITLNGGQKVTFLRPDGYFSFHNVPAGTHLIEVVAIGYFFSPVRVDVSARNAGKVQAALTENRKGLSKLVLEPLREEQYYERREPFSIMSIIKSPMGLMVGFMLVVVFLMPKLMENMDPEEIKRTQEEMRSQGVPSLANLLPGAARS; from the exons ATGGAGGGATTCAAACAATTAACATGTATTTCGATTCTTCTGCAATTATTCTTTAATCTTCTTCCTTCGGCCATCGCGGTTTCATCTGG GCCGACAGAAGGTTACACCATTAATGGCCGGGTTAAGGCTGAAG GTATGGGTGCAACAGGTTTCAGTCTTGCTGCAAAAAAATCGAATGCCAAAATCACACTTAATGGTGGTCAAAAAGTTACTTTTCTTAGACCTGATGGCTATTTTTCATT CCACAATGTGCCAGCGGGGACTCATCTAATTGAAGTGGTTGCTATTGGTTATTTCTTTTCTCCG GTACGTGTTGATGTCAGTGCTAGAAATGCTGGAAAAGTTCAGGCAGCACTGACAGAGAACAGGAAGGGTTTGAGCAAATTGGTGTTGGAGCCTTTAAGAGAGGAGCAATATTATGAG AGAAGGGAACCCTTCTCCATAATGTCTATCATAAAGAGCCCAATGGGTCTGATGGTTGGCTTCATGCTGGTTGTTGTATTTCTCATGCCAAAACTAATGGAGAACATGG ATCCTGAAGAAATCAAGCGAACTCAAGAAGAAATGAGGAGCCAAGGGGTTCCTTCCCTTGCAAACTTGTTGCCAGGAGCTGCAAGGAGCTGA
- the LOC122667572 gene encoding ER membrane protein complex subunit 7 homolog isoform X2 — MEGFKQLTCISILLQLFFNLLPSAIAVSSGPTEGYTINGRVKAEGMGATGFSLAAKKSNAKITLNGGQKVRVDVSARNAGKVQAALTENRKGLSKLVLEPLREEQYYERREPFSIMSIIKSPMGLMVGFMLVVVFLMPKLMENMDPEEIKRTQEEMRSQGVPSLANLLPGAARS, encoded by the exons ATGGAGGGATTCAAACAATTAACATGTATTTCGATTCTTCTGCAATTATTCTTTAATCTTCTTCCTTCGGCCATCGCGGTTTCATCTGG GCCGACAGAAGGTTACACCATTAATGGCCGGGTTAAGGCTGAAG GTATGGGTGCAACAGGTTTCAGTCTTGCTGCAAAAAAATCGAATGCCAAAATCACACTTAATGGTGGTCAAAAA GTACGTGTTGATGTCAGTGCTAGAAATGCTGGAAAAGTTCAGGCAGCACTGACAGAGAACAGGAAGGGTTTGAGCAAATTGGTGTTGGAGCCTTTAAGAGAGGAGCAATATTATGAG AGAAGGGAACCCTTCTCCATAATGTCTATCATAAAGAGCCCAATGGGTCTGATGGTTGGCTTCATGCTGGTTGTTGTATTTCTCATGCCAAAACTAATGGAGAACATGG ATCCTGAAGAAATCAAGCGAACTCAAGAAGAAATGAGGAGCCAAGGGGTTCCTTCCCTTGCAAACTTGTTGCCAGGAGCTGCAAGGAGCTGA